The Sebastes fasciatus isolate fSebFas1 chromosome 13, fSebFas1.pri, whole genome shotgun sequence genome includes a region encoding these proteins:
- the ccnf gene encoding cyclin-F, whose translation MKAGVHCRCSKCYSIPARKRVRKRIPALTLLSLPEEVLLCVLQCLSAEDLLSVRAVHSQLRDIVDNHSSVWARVSFRDTWPSPNSLWLFERAAEKGNFEAAVKLGIAYLYNEGPLLSDEGRADVCGRKASHFFSLAESLHSPTTDPFIWVFIRPPWSPTGSCCKAVVFDRLKAECDNNAEKRGPLLHCLARVLQLFEGDERRSDAISMLEDSSQAGCLQSSYMLWEHNRKAAMADPGRYLQCIRTLRDYAGKGCWEAQLSLAKVCSNGNPLGLESKACSDLVAQLFSTSNPASRHCVQGLLRRGIKDTMRYILVDWLVEVTTMKDFSSLTLHVTVGCVDRYLALRSVPKARLQLLGIACMVVCTRYISKEILTIREAVWLTDNTYKYEDLVRMMGEVVSVLEGKIKSPTLLDYGEVLLYLLPLERRTTHLFSYICELSLLYSALATPPPSKLACAALLLTRALHHYAPVWPSQLVDYTGFSKQDLASLAVLLYVKCFSQDVPKDYRHVSLTGVKQRFEDDAYQHISKEKVMDFKELCQILEIPEVEPQMEPPSPTGQPGDIHTFLASPSSTNKRRRDDAMQAHRAGFVATPTAELSNQEETLLGDILDWSLDTSCSGYEGDREEESEGERDGESSMISIELHSLTDTDERLEHCRALSSDEDSFSEVEKEASKDCQDQEPFSTDLHSSGYSSVQSISPSSTCSSSSSSSLMPCTFKTITTSLGAANAQPGFRLLVPMQRPRGPSSKQVKRKNSAAHSGGEVEKVEEEEGDDEYSTNAGFLSL comes from the exons GTTCACTCCCAGCTGCGGGACATTGTTGACAACCACTCCAGTGTATGGGCCAGGGTCAGCTTCAGGGACACGTGGCCATCTCCCAACTCCTTATGGCTATTTGAAAG AGCTGCTGAGAAAGGGAATTTTGAAGCTGCCGTGAAGCTAGGGATCGCTTATTTGTACAATGAAGGAC CGTTGTTGAGCGACGAGGGGCGAGCGGACGTGTGCGGTCGCAAGGCCTCCCACTTCTTCAGCCTGGCAGAGAGCCTGCACTCTCCCACGACGGATCCCTTCATCTGGGTGTTCATCCGTCCGCCGTGGTCGCCCACCGGCAGCTGCTGCAAGGCCGTGGTGTTCGACCGCCTCAAGGCTGAGTGCGACAACAATGCG GAGAAGAGAGGACCCTTGTTGCACTGTTTGGCCAGAGTTTTGCAGCTGTTTGAA GGTGACGAAAGACGCTCGGACGCCATATCTATGTTGGAGGACTCGTCGCAGGCTGGCTGTCTACAGAGCTCCTACATGTTGTGGGAACACAACCGGAAAGCAGCT atGGCAGATCCAGGCAGGTACCTCCAGTGTATCCGAACCCTCAGGGACTATGCTGGCAAAGGATGCTGGGaggcacag CTCTCGCTGGCTAAAGTGTGCAGCAATGGGAATCCGCTGGGTCTGGAGTCAAAAGCCTGCTCTGATCTGGTGGCTCAGCTCTTCAGTACCTCTAATCCGGCATCACGACACTGCGTTCAGGGCCTCCTGAGACGAGGCATCAAGGACACCATGAG GTACATCCTGGTGGACTGGCTGGTGGAGGTGACCACCATGAAGGATTTCTCCAGCCTTACGCTGCATGTGACCGTGGGTTGTGTGGACCGCTACCTGGCCCTGCGCTCTGTCCCCAAGGCTCGCCTCCAGTTATTGGGAATCGCCTGCATGGTGGTTTGCACAcg CTATATCAGTAAAGAAATCCTGACCATACGTGAAGCTGTCTGGCTCACAGACAACACCTACAAATATGAGGACCTGGTTCGAATGATGGGGGAGGTTGTCTCCGTGCTGGAGGGAAAGATCAAG AGCCCCACACTGCTGGACTACGGGGAGGTGCTGCTGTATCTGCTCCCTCTGGAGAGGCGGACCACTCACCTATTCAGCTACATCTGCGAGCTGTcgctgctctactctgctctcgCCACACCGCCGCCTTCCAAACTGGCCTGCGCTGCACTACTGCTTACGCGAGCACTACATCACTATG CTCCCGTCTGGCCCAGCCAGTTAGTTGACTACACAGGCTTCTCCAAGCAAGACCTCGCCTCCCTTGCTGTGCTGCTCTATGTCAAGTG TTTCAGTCAAGATGTTCCCAAAGATTACAGGCATGTGTCTCTCACTGGCGTTAAGCAACGGTTTGAAGATGACGCCTACCAGCACATCAGCAAAGAAAAg GTGATGGATTTTAAAGAGCTGTGTCAGATCTTGGAGATTCCTGAGGTGGAGCCTCAGATGGAGCCTCCCAGTCCCACTGGTCAACCAGGAGACATCCACACCTTTCTCGCCTCTCCATCCAGCACCAACAAGAG GAGACGCGACGATGCCATGCAGGCCCACAGAGCCGGCTTTGTAGCCACGCCCACTGCCGAGCTGTCCAATCAGGAGGAGACGCTGCTGGGCGACATCCTGGACTGGAGCCTGGACACTTCCTGTTCCGGTTACGAGGGCGACCGGGAGgaggagagcgagggagagagagacggcgaAT cttCCATGATATCCATCGAACTGCACTCGCTGACTGATACGGACGAAAGACTAGAGCACTGCAGAGCCTTGTCCAGCGATGAAGACAGCTTCTCTGAAGTGGAAAAAGAGGCGAGCAAGGATTGCCAAGACCAGGAACCCTTCTCTACAGACCTTCACAGCTCAGGGTACTCCTCTGTCCAGAGCATCAGCCCCTCGTCCacatgctcctcctcctcctcttcctccctcatgCCTTGCACATTCAAGACCATTACCACTTCCCTGGGCGCGGCCAACGCCCAGCCGGGCTTCCGCCTTTTGGTGCCCATGCAGAGGCCCCGGGGCCCCTCCAGCAAACAGGTGAAGAGGAAGAACTCGGCAGCTCACAGTGGAGGCGAGGTGGAAAaagtagaggaagaggaaggagacgaCGAGTATTCTACCAACGCGGGGTTCCTGAGCCTATAG